gacttacttgagatgttttgtatctgagaaccaggaggagtggtcttcctttttgtctttggcagagtttgccataaacaatcgtagtcAGAAGTCCACTGGTGAGTCGCCGTTTTTCaaccgcagtttggcacattttctggttctaatacttctggtatccctgaggaagaacgTTTTTCATCATCATTGTCATCGATATGacgaaaaattctaaataacttgaaaaatatgggcaacAAATATAAATGTGTGGCcaacaggaaacgtatgaatagTCCGGACCTAAGtatgggtgattctgtgtggctgtccacaagaaacattaagttaaagGTACCTTCcttgaagttgggtccaaggtttatcggCTCATATAAGATTacggccattattaatcctgtagcttttcgtcttgagcgtcctcaggccctgaaaattaatAATGTGCTCCATaagtctttactgaaaaaatatgtggaacttttacagccatcttccttgccacccgctccggtcatggtggacggtaatttggaATTCGAGATCGTGAAAATAGTTGACTCTCAAGTTCTCCGTGGATCCCTTCAATATCTTGTCCACTGGaaaggttatggaccagaggagaggatgtgggtgctGGCATTCGACGTTAATGCCAATCGTTTAGTGAATACCTTTCATAGATCTCACCCtcataaggtcggtcctgggtgcccggaggtcacccgtagaatggGGGGGACTGTCACAGACGTTCCATTAGCTGGTACCAGGAGATCgtagagactggcaactcgtgcgttaaattgacaagttgactgtggatcttattgtgtctttgttttggtgaatgccagacCCCGCTTCCGGTGTTGCTGGTTGGTAATTtacttttcccataagtagctgcttctcactcttggatgtgcggtttatatattttctttcttcCTTCTAACTAGtaggtcggttgtactctgtggtgcttctggagttgcccattttctactttcagataagtcttgtcttttcttattattttgtgtttgttatattccctgttgtttttatctgggcctgagacagagacttccatttgtccatctggagttgtctctggtcctaacctcattccagggcttTATAgcgatataagggcctaggtatacagcatatgaaaattcctaccttcaaggtctattcatattgataggtagttagggcccggattagggttgtttaggaggtgacctgttccttccctagtttccaggcccagttactgttccccttccctcctgtgtttagtgtggagtttttcccccacactgatcatgacacaactgctgcataatacaaatgcactataatatactttctatgttagaaagtatattataattatttcacacccctcagtatgtcacacctatctatagcacacctatttcagtccttaaaaggacttttgtggcccgattgctagtgtttggtgtccctaacagtctgtccctgctccacacagcaacctctccctacactagcaaaaaacaaaatgtaaaatggctgccagatcgggtttatatATATAGggtaggaggtgtgtccatgtgctgaaacgtctctattggctgtcctgtcccacctgatagatgtgtcatgggtcaaagttcttcacaatgcaaaAGATATGGCGCCAGCGgagatcgccatatgttcacctgTTTGGTGAaccgcaaaatgaccgccgggcgaaccgcaaggccatctcgtttaaagggttgtctgacatatttcaggctgaagctgCTGGCTAGATCTTCACTTTCTGCTCTGTAGGTGGGCGCTGACTGGAAGCTTGATTGATGGCACAGGCAAGGAGTTAAGATGATGTAATCCTGCGTCTTGCCTGTgcgtgtgtaacatcccagagttatgttactacactcttttaccccgctaccaCATGTTCAGTGTATTTATCTTGTCATCTTGTATAATCTAACATCACATCCTCAaattatgtgcattttctaagcctgttatatatatttgctgtcgttttctatgtacaccagcaggtggcagcaatgtttagcaggaccttagttcagtttagcatacCTAAACTGGAATAGTTATTTCCagtttactcccccccccctctatgagcagaagtgggctggtcccatgtcctgtctcatggggaggaaaggaagttctagttagtgtaccagccaccccggcttggggaaggctgtgttggtaggagctcccagttctagggatcccaacccaggatcgtgcctcggctgaggccaaagatccccattcccagcctgagccttcagcctcagctggttgacaagcaagcagccacctccagtcctccaggaagagccattccctgtgagcataactgtgagtacttatccagagaccagaagaagccaaattcctcctcagctagtcagtcccataccaagcagaagatagacagagcagaagacagattcctgccacatagTACAAAGCCATAAGCAGACGACtaatcctgcaagagagctccaggcacatgatagatgcAGAAAGAGCTATTGATCCCTGCTATACATTAccaaatacctgctgggacctaaaagactaatgctgtatctcgtatggatttatgctgccttcagtaaagacaagttgaattatatttcaagtctggatctcatttattcCTCAATTACttctactagcaacactcattttattgcaagtgagacaGGATCCAGTAGTCCAGCCGtatcaaggtaggagacaccgttgacactagacacagagacattataccactctggcattcctcacctggtatgtgggttgcaacaccttaaagggtccTGAGACTGTAacctgcgcacactgcaattggcgtgACGAACAAAGACTATTAATTAttatctacacctgacccagtcagtgcataTTATTGTGCCAGTGTGCATaccccaatccggcttactgcacgtGCACGCTTCTGAGGCTGCTAATGAAACATACTCTCTAGCAGCACTGAGGACCTTTTCTCGATCGTGACAACCAGCTATAGGCTATTAAGGCCTATTTATAACAGAAAATCGTACAAAATTAAATGCCAACAATGCGACAATCCCCTCATGTAAATGATGTGACCGATCAAGTGACTGCCGAGAAAACACTTGTTAGTCAAAATCATCGATATAAATTCTTAAAAGggatttctgagattttgatcggtgggggtccaacaacgattagctgtttgagaaggcaccaacaATCCTGTGAGAGCtgcagccttcttgcagcttaacagtattgggccctattctcttcaatatatttattaatgatcttgtagaaggcatgcacagtaaaatatcaatttttgcagatgacactaaactgtgtaaagtaattaacactgaagaggatagtatactactacagagcgatctggatagattggaggcttgggcagataaggggcagatgaggtttaacactgacaaatgtaaggttatgcacatgggaaggaataaggcaaatcacccgtacatactaaatggtaaaacactctgtaacactgacatggaaaaggatctaggaattttaataaaccgcatctgctgccaaggccaataggataatgggttgcatcaaaaggggcataggtgcccgtgatgagaacatagtcctaccactttacaaatcactagtcagaccacacatggagtactgtgtacagttctgggaacCTGTGAACagggcagatatagcagagctggagagggtccagaagagggcaactaaagtaatgggccctataaacatatttagttattcctatgcagtcatagatctattaaagtgtattccaatgatataagagtaccccctgtccgcattgtaaaccatgtaaaaacaactttatattcatctgtcaatcacatttctttatgcccaaggggcgttttttctcatacctttgtgcccagccgtgcctCAACTGTCGATTCCtactgccgcccagctcattattattcactgcgctgggcggctcttaCATTCCCCGGTCCTGTCAGTTCCCGCGCATGCCTGATAGAGacttatgggcatcggcctcaatCGGACCAtctacgcatgcgccggcaccCTCCCAAGCCTGTAATTGAATGCGCATGCGTCAGATCTCTCCTCCAAAGCACTCGTATCCAGCACTTCAGAGTGCTGATGTCATCAGAAATTCAGATAgttaatgcgcctgcgccggccaaGAAACTCTTCTCTCCACTGACAGGATCAGGGAATGtaagagccgcccagcgcagtgaataataatgagctgagCGGCGGTAGGAATCGAGAGTtgaggcgcggctgggcacaaaggtatgagaaaaaacgccccttgggcataaagaaatgtgattgacagatgaatgtaaagttgtttttacatggtttacaatgcggacagggggtactcttatatcattggaatacactttaatacatctatgactgcataggaataactaaatatgtttatagggcctgtcagtgtccctttaagtggggaaaattagcttctacctcacagttgttttttttgccttcctctggatcaacttgcaggataacaagccgaactggatggacagatgtcttttttcggccttatatactatgttactatgttaccaagcacagcgccataaattgtatagtggttgtgcttggtaccgtgcttagctccattcacttcaattcacTTCTGCtgtcagcatgttatagagcaggaagagctgagcagacttATATATGATGTTGCAGGAAAAGGTTCAGTATAACTTGTGATTTACTCATTTATATctgtgctcattctgggctttgaagtcacaTAGGcaatcctatcagtgattgacagccttccctctatgactgtttatacagagatagctgtcaatcacgaataggaccgcctccttgactacaaagcccagaatgagtggggatttaaatgaatgaaatacagatTATGCTAAATctattcccataaaactataaatcaatctgctcagctcctcctgctctataacatgctgccctcAGCTCAGACGCCATGTTCAAtataacaggttcccttttaaattaTTGCTTGTTGTTAACAACTGATGTATGAGAACATAAAGTCGAATTAGTGGCTATATGATAgactgaaaaaattatttatagaAATAACTTTGGGCCTAAAATATTGAATGTTGGGTACTGGAAGTGATTGTATCTGCCATCACTACAACATATATCTGTTCATGTAAAAGTGCTATTACACTCAGCATCAGTCCTCAGTAAAGGTGCCTTTGCACAGGACGACTATCAGGCTGATTATCAAGAACAAACTCTCATACaaatgcttgttcccaataattggcctgtgtaaagccaatgctgatcacctgatgaatgagcatcaGGTGAAAGCATTGTTTTTAGTCAGCAGATCATACTGTGTAAATGATATTCTTGAGGGACAAATGCAATACAGCGGAGGTAACTGCTGTAAATGAAGTTCTCACCTTCCCTGATGAGCACGCAATGATCTGGAACAAACAAATCATTCCGAGAATTGCCTACCCAGTCAACCCATGTAAATTGGCCTTAAATAACTTCATTgtgtggccgttccgtgcattggggaccgcaattgcgttccccaatgcatgggcaacatccgtgcagcgggccggacccattcaacttgaatgggtccgtggtctgtccgcacagcaaaaaaatatgacatgtcatatttatttgcggtgcggaacaacggaaagaaacaccacggaagcactccgtagtgtttccggtgttccgtgactccgttccgcatctccggacttgcggacccattcaagtgaatgggtccgcatccgtgatgaggggtgcacacagcaagcGGCCGTGGATTGCTGACCCGCCGTCTGCGGGGGCGCAAAACAGCCACGGCCGCCCAACGACcgcgtgaatgaggcctaaggcggTTGGGAACAGGTTAATTAGCAAAAACGGCAACagccgtatgcatgagccctaatagaggTATCCAAAACACACAAACCTGATCACTGCTTATGTTGCCAAAGGATAAAAGGATAATGATAAAGTTCATGAAAAATTATCCAACCTCTTTGTACATAATTGCTAAATCAATCTCTTGTAGGTCTAAAATATCAGTATTTGGACATCAGATTAACAGTTGTGATCTAATATTTTCAGATAATCACTGAGTATATACCTTGTACATTGCTGGGATTGTAGTATGTAATCTGACCGTATTGCAAAGGAAAAGGCGGAATGCATGTCTCAGTCATTCATGCTCGAGTCACCAATAGCAGGTCTGCTGCATTCATATGCAAGTCATCTGTCCCAGAAGGCTGGGCATTGGGCACTGATAAAGCCGAGCTTTCAGAGGAAACAGACACACTATGAAACAAGCTGATAAACATCCTTCCCCAGCAGCGATGAAGAAAGCGATGACACCTGGAACACACAGCTAGAGGACTATGAGGTTTTCGAACAAATATCAGAAGCTctttatttatttgaccctgGGGAGAAtgactttttattttcatttatttatttttgtgattACGTTGGGAGTTGTGCTATTGTTCCTTTGTCAGTTCAGCCAACTCAATGGACAGAATAACTTGCACAGACTTCAGTTTTCCCACAGTGCGACTTTGTTACAGATCGCCTGTGACAGACTGACTAAACCGGAAAATTCTTTTATTTGGGTAAATTCGTTAACAATGCCTTTGAAGAGAAGGAAATGCATGGAAGCATATGTCATTCAGAACCATTACATCACGGCTCCTCTCTCGGCTGAAGAAGCAGATTTTCCTCTAGCCTACATTATTGTGTTACACAAGGAATTCGATACCTTCGAGAGACTGTTTAGGGCTATCTACATGCCCCAAAATATCTACTGCGTCCATGTGGATGAGAAGGCGAGCGCGGATTTCTTGCAGGCAGTAGATGATTTTGTAAATTGCTTTCCTAATGCTTTTCTTGCCTCAAAAATGGAGCCTGTGGTTTATGCTGGAATATCGAGACTGCAGGCGGACCTGCACTGCATGAAAGACCTGCTGAAATCAGAGGTGCGGTGGAAGTACGTGATCAATACCTGTGGACAGGATTTCCCTTTGAAGACCAACAAGGAGATTgtacaacatttaaaaaaatttaatgggaAAAATATCACTCCTGGGGTCCTGCCTCCAGATCATGCCATCCCCCGCACCAAATATGTTCATCGTGAGGATATAGTACATTCATGTGTGCTGAGGACCAACGTTTTAAAgcctccccctcctcacaatatCTCCATATACTTTGGATCGGCATACGTTGCCCTGACAAGGGAATTTACCAAATTCATTCTAGAAGAT
This sequence is a window from Bufo gargarizans isolate SCDJY-AF-19 chromosome 5, ASM1485885v1, whole genome shotgun sequence. Protein-coding genes within it:
- the LOC122939140 gene encoding N-acetyllactosaminide beta-1,6-N-acetylglucosaminyl-transferase-like; amino-acid sequence: MRFSNKYQKLFIYLTLGRMTFYFHLFIFVITLGVVLLFLCQFSQLNGQNNLHRLQFSHSATLLQIACDRLTKPENSFIWVNSLTMPLKRRKCMEAYVIQNHYITAPLSAEEADFPLAYIIVLHKEFDTFERLFRAIYMPQNIYCVHVDEKASADFLQAVDDFVNCFPNAFLASKMEPVVYAGISRLQADLHCMKDLLKSEVRWKYVINTCGQDFPLKTNKEIVQHLKKFNGKNITPGVLPPDHAIPRTKYVHREDIVHSCVLRTNVLKPPPPHNISIYFGSAYVALTREFTKFILEDQRALDLLKWSKDTYSPDEHYWVTLNRIPDFPGSMPDAKWEGNLRAVKWSDDSGHDGCHGRYVRQVCVYGTGDLQWLYNSTELFANKVELSSYPPTVECLELKIRHKALSQSETALQPSWFF